In the Trinickia acidisoli genome, TCACACTGGCCAGGGCCGTAAAGGCGTTCATCGAACGGCGAGTATTCATCAACGGCGAAAGGACGGTCGTGCTCCAGTAGCCGTTCGCCGCCGATCGCGACGCCCCTCGAAAAAAAGCGGGGCGCAACGGCCTTCCCGGCCGTGCGCCCCGTATGGGACACCCGATACTTCGTACACTCAATACTTCGCACTATTTAACGTCGGCGAGCCAATCGGATACGCGATCGGGATGTGCCGACACCCACGACTTCGCCGCATCCTCAGGCTTGGTACCGTTCTGCGCGGCCAGCATCACGCCGTCGATCTCACCCGGCTTCCACTGAAATTTCTTCAAGAACTCGACCACCTGCGGCGCCTTCTTTTCGAGTTCGGGGTTGATCACGTTGTCGACGTGCTCCGCGCCGCCGAACACCTTCTTCGGATCGTCGAGGAACTTGAGCTTCCACTTCGCGAACATCCAATGCGGGGCCCATCCTGTCACGACGATCGACTTGTTCTCATGGATCTCGCGTGCGAGCTCGGCCGTCATCGCACTACCCGAGCTCGGCATCAGTTGATAGCTGAGGTTGTAGGCCTTGATCGCGTCGTCGGCTTTCTTCATGACGCCGGCACCTGCGTCGATGCCG is a window encoding:
- a CDS encoding glycine betaine ABC transporter substrate-binding protein, producing the protein MNLLKQLLLTAALGAALTSAIPAFADGKPTIKIGYVEGWDDSVATSNVAAQVIETKLGYPVQLVPVAAGVMWGGVARGDLDATLSAWLPATHAAYWAQYKSKVEDLGVNFNNAKIGLVVPADAKVTTIADLEAQKGAFDGRIVGIDAGAGVMKKADDAIKAYNLSYQLMPSSGSAMTAELAREIHENKSIVVTGWAPHWMFAKWKLKFLDDPKKVFGGAEHVDNVINPELEKKAPQVVEFLKKFQWKPGEIDGVMLAAQNGTKPEDAAKSWVSAHPDRVSDWLADVK